The following proteins are co-located in the Desulfoscipio sp. XC116 genome:
- a CDS encoding AAA family ATPase — MKIESLSIKNYKIFRDVTIKDLPNMAVFLGANGSGKSTLFDVFGFLHDALMDNVKAAITMRGGYKEVVSRGEKGPIDFAIKFRPKPGDPVVTYQLKIGTDNRGIPVVKREVLRYRRGQKGQPWHFLDFSEGAGVAIVNEMEYGQPDAEPIREEQKLDSPDILAIKGLGQFQKFPQIAAFRRLIEGWHVMDFHIQAARFSQDAGYSEHLSPTGENLPLVAKFMYEHYPKQFQEILNKMSQRVPGVTDVQATETTDGRIVLRFQDGSFKDPFIARYVSDGTIKMFAYLLLLHDPNPHPLLCIEEPESQLHPELLYELAEEFRSYSERGGQVFISTHSPDFVNGVDISELFWLTKRQGFSIIQKASENKLVKSLIKEGDLLGSLWKQGFFEGAGPR, encoded by the coding sequence TTGAAAATTGAATCCCTATCGATAAAAAATTATAAAATATTTCGAGATGTGACCATTAAAGATTTACCTAACATGGCAGTTTTTCTTGGTGCTAATGGTTCAGGTAAATCCACTTTATTTGATGTATTTGGCTTTTTACATGATGCTCTAATGGATAACGTTAAAGCAGCTATTACTATGCGCGGTGGCTATAAAGAAGTCGTTTCTAGGGGTGAAAAGGGACCAATTGATTTCGCCATTAAATTTCGTCCCAAGCCCGGGGATCCTGTAGTTACCTATCAGTTAAAAATAGGTACGGATAACAGGGGAATACCTGTTGTTAAGCGGGAGGTGCTTAGATACCGCCGTGGTCAGAAGGGGCAGCCGTGGCATTTTCTTGATTTTTCTGAAGGTGCCGGAGTAGCCATTGTTAATGAGATGGAATATGGTCAACCGGATGCCGAACCAATACGCGAGGAGCAGAAATTGGATTCACCCGACATACTGGCTATTAAAGGATTGGGCCAGTTTCAAAAGTTCCCTCAGATTGCTGCATTTCGCCGTTTAATTGAAGGCTGGCACGTTATGGATTTCCATATTCAAGCTGCGAGATTTAGTCAAGATGCCGGTTATAGCGAGCATTTATCGCCCACTGGAGAAAATTTACCACTTGTGGCCAAATTTATGTATGAGCATTACCCAAAACAGTTTCAGGAAATATTGAATAAAATGTCCCAGAGGGTACCTGGAGTTACAGATGTTCAGGCTACCGAAACTACTGATGGAAGAATAGTATTGCGCTTTCAGGATGGTTCATTTAAGGACCCGTTTATTGCCCGGTATGTTTCAGACGGCACAATAAAAATGTTTGCTTATTTATTGTTATTACATGACCCCAATCCGCACCCTTTACTTTGTATAGAAGAGCCGGAAAGCCAGCTGCATCCAGAACTTTTATATGAACTAGCAGAGGAATTTAGGAGCTATAGTGAAAGGGGCGGTCAGGTATTCATATCTACTCACTCACCTGATTTTGTGAACGGCGTAGATATCTCTGAATTGTTTTGGCTAACTAAGCGGCAAGGCTTTAGTATTATTCAAAAAGCTTCTGAAAATAAATTGGTAAAAAGTCTTATAAAAGAAGGGGACTTACTTGGCTCACTGTGGAAACAAGGCTTTTTTGAGGGAGCC